The following proteins are co-located in the Xiphophorus hellerii strain 12219 chromosome 2, Xiphophorus_hellerii-4.1, whole genome shotgun sequence genome:
- the fam174b gene encoding membrane protein FAM174B isoform X2 codes for MFVTHSLALTFIAAALCLISGEPPNSSSATQNSTSTSIILGHDEPTSKNATHGAVGSRISPLMTYLPTLKNVVIFICVLTAALITCLVIKVIRSGRKIRKTRKYDIITTPAERVEMAPLNEENDDEDDSTLFDVKYR; via the exons ATGTTTGTGACGCACAGTCTTGCTTTAACTTTTATTGCGGCGGCTCTCTGTCTGATCAGTGGAGAACCGCCGAATTCTTCATCTGCGACGCAGAATTCAACATCCACGTCCATCATCCTCGGCCACGATGAACCGACGAGTAAAAACGCCACGCACGGTGCCGTGGGATCCCGGATCTCACCTCTGATGACTTACCTGCCAACTCTGAAAAACGTCGTTATTTTCATCTGTGTGTTGACAGCTGCCCTCATCACATGCCTGGTCATCAAAGTGATAAG GTCTGGCCGAAAAATCAGGAAAACGAGAAAATACGACATCATTACCACACCGGCGGAGCGGGTGGAGATGGCCCCTCTGAACGAGGAGAATGACGACGAAGACGACTCGACCCTCTTTGATGTGAAATACAG GTGA
- the fam174b gene encoding membrane protein FAM174B isoform X1 — MFVTHSLALTFIAAALCLISGEPPNSSSATQNSTSTSIILGHDEPTSKNATHGAVGSRISPLMTYLPTLKNVVIFICVLTAALITCLVIKVIRSGRKIRKTRKYDIITTPAERVEMAPLNEENDDEDDSTLFDVKYRSVPFR; from the exons ATGTTTGTGACGCACAGTCTTGCTTTAACTTTTATTGCGGCGGCTCTCTGTCTGATCAGTGGAGAACCGCCGAATTCTTCATCTGCGACGCAGAATTCAACATCCACGTCCATCATCCTCGGCCACGATGAACCGACGAGTAAAAACGCCACGCACGGTGCCGTGGGATCCCGGATCTCACCTCTGATGACTTACCTGCCAACTCTGAAAAACGTCGTTATTTTCATCTGTGTGTTGACAGCTGCCCTCATCACATGCCTGGTCATCAAAGTGATAAG GTCTGGCCGAAAAATCAGGAAAACGAGAAAATACGACATCATTACCACACCGGCGGAGCGGGTGGAGATGGCCCCTCTGAACGAGGAGAATGACGACGAAGACGACTCGACCCTCTTTGATGTGAAATACAGGTCGGTTCCGTTCAGATGA